CGTCCTACCCGGCCCACCACTACCCCACACCGCGTTTTGAGGGGCTAACGGGCCTTGCACAATCAACTGCGAGATAAGAACGGCCATGCATAGATACCCTCCCCACAACGGCGCTGCGGGTAAATAGACCCACTCACGACGCCAAACTCAACAGTTTTTCCCCCAAAAATACCTGTATGCAGACAGGAGGTGGCGATGTATGACTCAACGGGCCCACTGACTGGGTGACCTTATTCAGTGGGagggggactgcctccggcggctggggctccgccccagaccccgctgctcctctcgctacgctcgagtcgtttcgtcggggTCCCAGACTTGTGATGGAAAAGTGTGGTAGCTGATGGTTGCTCAATGGGGAGAAGAGTGGGTGTGGGGATCCCcgagaaacgactcgagcgcagcgagaggagcagcggggtctggggcggagccccagccgccggaagcACAGCCCGCGACGGTGGTTGATGCCGCGGTGGTAGCGGTGCAAGTCGGTTTTTAAATTCTGTTAATTGTGTGAGTTTTGCACGTTTCACTGTATGAGTGGAACTGGGCTTTGGCTGCATGTGCCGTCTGTCCCTGCATAGGCCTGGTAGTTCACTGTATGGATTGGCCATAGTCTTATTACAGAGGTGAAACGGTACTCGGTAAATGTAAAGTTGGTGTGGGCGATAAAAGTGTTGGAATGGAATTGTTAATTGTAGGAAATGGAATTGAAATGAAAATCTGGTGGGGTGTTGGGATATGAGATATGAAAATGCAGGATGCAATGCATTTGACTTGCAAAATGCAATTTTGGTACTTGAATTGCAAAATGGAATGAGGAGGATATATGAAATGCAATTTGTAAAGTTCTGGCAGGCCATTCTATGGGAATAAGTTGGCCGGCTCCTTCGACGACCGTAGGTTTAGTTAAAAGTACAAGAACGCCTGTTATTTTATCCTTGGTAGACCCGTTCGGAGAGTTGGCCGGTAAGGCTTTGAGGCTTGAGAGATCAGGATGTGAAAAAGAGATAGTATTTGTATGATACTCTCGTCTCATATTCACTGCATTTATTTGAGGAGCAAATGCCATATAGCATAGCAATTATAGATCATGAGAgttattttcaaaattaattgtttttatttccaaGTCTATTGGCGACATACTGCTCGCTTAAAGCCCAGTTACGTATTGGCATTCCATGCTTTCAAGTTCCCGAAGTCAGGAGAGTCCAATGCATGGCTGTTCTCTTCAGACTGGCACCAGATGACGATTCAATTTACTTCAAGATCTCATATATAGGACCCGAGATATTTTCAGATTTATTTAAATCTTGTTTGGTAGAGAGTTTGATAAGAAAGATTGAGGCTAAGTCATGTCTGCTAGTTATTCCCCGCTAGGAGAAATATTGCTTTAGAGGGGTCACTCAGTTCATGTAGTTTACTGGGTCTCAGTTCTTGTCTAAATCTCTGATTTCACTGTTGAAatcaagttcttcttcttgtcgaGTCAGCGTGAAACTAGATGGCACTTTTAAATAACAGGTTTTACAGCTATTTGGTATGATTAAGACTACCAAGAGTTGTATCACGTGATCAACAATTTAAAATTCAGATTATTAGTTCTATCATGGCCAAATTTTACTAGAAATTGTTCTGTAAGTCAGATAAGCTCCAGGTACTGAAATAGAGTGTAATTAGACAAGCCAGTGGCTCCGGGTATGGTGGAGTGCCAACTTTTAATGACCCGCAAAATGCGTATGGGGTTAGGGTGTACTCGGACAGgatctgaaatatttcgaTTTTGATGTAAACAGACGAACATAAACAGATACATCTGTTGAAACTACTTTGTATTTTGAAGTAGCAAAATGTCGTTAGAAAACAGATTCAATCCTCGTCCTGTCGAGGATAAGGATGAAGACTATGAGGATATTGTGAGCGATAGCGAAGAAGTCAGCCAGGAATCAAACAAGGCTGCTGATTTGCTTTCTGGGCTTAGCATTGCATCAGATGCGAAATCCAAGGAAGAGGCAAAGCCTGAAGAAGCCAAGACTGAAGATATTAAAGTTCAAGACACTAAAGCTGAAGAGAGCGAATCTAAAGAAACTACAGCTTCAGAAACTAAGACTGATGATGCTAAGGACGACAAGAAGACCGCCTCAGAGGAAGGCGAAGGATCCGATCCAGAAAACAATCTTATCAAGACCACCTACGAAGTTCGAGTCAAGTTAGCAGATCTTCAAGCAGACCCCAACTCACCATTGTACTCCGTCAAAAGATTTGAAGATCTAGGACTCAGTGAGGAACTCCTTAAAGGTCTGTATGCCATGAAGTTCAGCAAGCCATCCAAGATTCAAGAGAAAGCGCTTCCTTTGCTACTTAATAACCCACCACAAAACTTAATTGGTCAAAGTCAgtctggtactggtaaaaCCGCAGCATTTGCACTGAATATGCTCTCTCGTGTCGATACCAAAGTTAACAAAGTTCAGGCTCTTTGCCTGTCGCCAACCCGTGAGTTGGTCAGACAAATTATGGACGTTGTTGAAACCATGGGCAAGTTCACCGATATTACTACAGCACTTGCTATTCCCGACAGTTATGAGCGTAATGCTAAAGTCAATGCTCATATTATTGTTGGTACTCCCGGTACAGTGCTAGATCTTGTTCGTCGAAGACAATTGGACTTGTCGGCACTCAAGGTGTTTGTActagatgaagctgataATATGCTTGATTTACAAGGTCTGGGAGACCAATGTCAGCGagtcaagaaaatgatCAAACCCAATGTGCAATTAGTACTGTTCAGTGCTACATTTGCCGACGAGGTCCGTGTATATGCCGAGAAGTTTGTTCCTAATGCCAACGAAATCAAGCTCAAGGCCGAGGAGCTCAACGTCGACGGAATCAAGCAATTATACATGGACTGTAAAGACGAGGCTCATAAATATGAGGTTCTTGTTGGTTTATACGAGCTATTGACTATTGGATCATCCATTATCTTTGTACGAAAGAAGGAGACTGCTAACTTTTTGTATGGCAAGATGACGAAAGAAGGACACAAAGTGTCGGTTTTGCACAGTGACTTGACTACCGAGGATCGTGACCGACTAATCGACGATTTCAGAGACGGCCGCAGTAAAGTCCTGATCACTACCAACGTTCTTGCCAGAGGTATTGATATCGCTTCGGTGACCATGGTGGTCAACTACGACCTTCCCACCGACAGAAACGGCCGCGCCGACCCTGCCACCTACCTCCACCGTATCGGACGTACCGGTCGTTTCGGTCGTACAGGTGTGTCCATCTCGTTCATCCACGACCGAGCCTCGTACAACGTCCTCCAGGACATCATCGACTACTTTGGCGAGGGCGGCATCACCATGACCAAAGTGCCCACCGACGACTGGGAAGAGATCGAGAAAATCGTTAACAAAGCCATCAAAAGCTAGACtctgatatatataaatagacCATGAATCGTATTGTGAGCGagactgtgcctccggcggctggggcgctgccccagaccccgttgtgctccgcttcgcggagctgctgcgaccgtcgacggaccgactcgagcgaagcgagaggagccggggggtctggggcgcagccccagccgccggaggcagaaggGCCCGTCAAAGAAAATGCTCGttagaatataaatagggAGGTCAGGAGATGGCCAGCGAGGCAGCGGCGTCGGGACCGAGTTGGGTCGCTAGGAGCTCGTCGAAGAGTCGTTCTTTGCGGAGGACttcgatatttttttgttttttggcGGTCTTGAGCTCGGATTCTAGCTGTTCTTGAAGTTCTAGAGACCAGAGGAGTTGTCGCTTGAGCTGGTTGATGGTTGCTTCGGGGTCGGATTCGTCCTGTAGGGTGAGGTCGTTGTCGAGCTCGTCGTTCTCGCGAGTGTCGTAGAGactctctttttctctgaTTTTTCTGATCTGTGTTAGGAGACCGGGGTTTAGTGCTTTGGCTTTCGCTAGAGGCTCTTTTGGCTCCTTTTCTTTGGGTCGTGAGTTTTCGTTGGGTTCCACTTCTCGGGTTATGGGGTCGTATCCGTGGATGACTCGAACGTGTTTAATGAGCGTGGCAGTTCGTGAAAAGGTTCGATCGCATTCAGGAACGAAGCAGAAGAATGGCAGCTGTGGAATGTGCTGTCGTGAATGATGGACGAGGACGGATTTTGACTCTTGGGGAGATCCTTTTTGTGTGCATTGGTCCCATTCACAGGCATAGTTGGAACTCTGTCCAACATGACCGTCTATCAGATGTGATATCATTTCTTCAAGGTTCAGTTGCTCGGGCTGCTGGCAGTTTTGCCATTTGCAGATGAATTGGTTAACTTCGCCATCGGTTGTGGGTCCATGTTCTTGTCGATAGAGCTTGGCTATATGGTTGACACCGTGAGAGGTGttgtcatcgtcgtcactGATATTATCTAGACTATCGTCTTCAGTATCCttctcatcttcttcgtcttctaaAGTGTCGTTGTGTCCATTTCGAATGGGCTCAGTGTCTTCATCGactgtttcttctccttcgTCTATTGGCTCTTGTAGTTGGGATTGGTTTGGGTCTTGCGATTGGATTTGCAAATGagactgctgttgctgctgctgcaattTGAGTTCTTCGGACGAGTGAGCTAGTTCAGGTTGCCGGGTCTGTGACAATTGCACGGTGTTGACGCTGCCCTGGGGTACCTGATTTGTCGTGGAAGCAACGGCAGTTGTATCTTCCGTTCGGTTGTCGAGTAAATCTGATAGGGGAATTGTAGACCCGTTTCTGTTTGAAGATGGATGCCCTTCAGCAGATGTGTTGGTTCCTGTCACGACTGTAGCTGGCACTGTGCTGCTCCCATTGCTGAGAGGGTAGTCTGCCATTGCAAGTGTCAGGATTCGTGGTTTCTATGATCTGTCGGCGAATTTATCTTAACTTTCACGATTCGAATCTGTGATTATTTGTCAATGAATTGATACACTGTCGTATTTCTAGACCAGTTCCGTTCACTGCtataataattttttcagTTCAGTCAGATCGTATAAGTAGTTCAAGTCCAATTCCAGGATCCAGTTTTGACAGTTGAAAAAATGATAAACTGGTTTCAATATTCGaagttgaaatattttacaaaccaaacaaaatcgACCAACCACTTGAGTATCCAGTTGATAATCACACTTTATCAGAAATGCCAATTCTATTCCCTATTTGTCGTAATTAGACTGGTGCTattcagcatcttctgcTTCACCAGTCCACGCGGCTGGTCCGATGCACATCCCACACTTCACGACGTGGGTTAGGagaatgaaaataatgaagatgattcaTTTTCTAGATACGCATGCTGTTGTAAGTGATCAAGTAAAAATCTTGCGGCATCAACGGACAAGCATTCGGGGAATTTGAACCTATTGACCATTGAACTGGGGTATTTTTCAGAGTTCATTCTGCTGGCAATACTGATATAAAATAATCGTTCAAACCGTGGGTTTCCTAACATATTTACAATGTCGGACTTCGCGTTAACAGTTTTGGCTACCCTGAATAAGGGTCCTGTTACTGATTCTAGGGAAACCTTCCCAGGAATCGACTCTCAGGTCGTTCAGGGTGCAGTCACTTCTTTGGCTGCTAGAAATATGGTTACTTTCAAGCAAATTGAGAAAGAGCTGTGGGCTCCTACTGCCGAGGGTGAAGACATTATCGCCAATGGGTCACATGAAATTCGTCTTTATGATGAAGTTATCAAGTCTTTAGAAGGTTTAAAGATTGCCGATGTTGCCAAAGTTCTAGGACCAAGTGGCAAGGTCGGTCAACAACGAGCTTTCAAGAACGGCTGGGTCAAGAAAGACGGCGATAAATTAGTCAAGGGAGTTGATGAAGCCCCTGTCGATGTCACTAAGGACCAATTAACCACTATCAAAAGTACTGGTACTTTAGACGATGCCAAGGAGCTCAATGAATTAAAAAAGCGTAAACTAGTGACCAAGACCAAACTTGTATCGTATTCCATTGAAAAGGGACCTGAGTTTGCacttgaaatcaagaaattaGATACCGACTTGACTATTGAAATGCTACAATCAGGAACTTGGAAGACGTCCGAGTTCAAGCCATATAACTTTTCTGCCGAAGGTATCAACACCAATGGTGGAGCATTCCATCCACTTAACAAGGTGCGTGAAGAATTCCGacaaatcttcttctccatgGGATTCACTGAAATGCCCACTAATCAGTATGTTGAGAGTGGATTCTGGAACTTCGATACCTTGTATGttcctcaacaacatcctGCCAGAGATTTGCAAGATACTTTCTACTTGAAAGATCCTGTCAAGGCCCTTGAGCCTGAAGACAAGACTTACTGGAGTCATGTTCGTAAAGTTCATGAGGAAGGTGAGTTTGGTTCGATTGGTTACAGATATCCATGGAAGCCCGAGGAGGCCACCAAACTTGTTCTACGTA
The Sugiyamaella lignohabitans strain CBS 10342 chromosome A, complete sequence genome window above contains:
- the FRS2 gene encoding phenylalanine--tRNA ligase subunit alpha (Alpha subunit of cytoplasmic phenylalanyl-tRNA synthetase; forms a tetramer with Frs1p to form active enzyme; evolutionarily distant from mitochondrial phenylalanyl-tRNA synthetase based on protein sequence, but substrate binding is similar; GO_component: GO:0005737 - cytoplasm [Evidence IEA,IEA,IEA]; GO_component: GO:0005737 - cytoplasm [Evidence IDA] [PMID 11914276]; GO_component: GO:0009328 - phenylalanine-tRNA ligase complex [Evidence IDA] [PMID 3049607]; GO_function: GO:0005524 - ATP binding [Evidence IEA,IEA]; GO_function: GO:0004812 - aminoacyl-tRNA ligase activity [Evidence IEA,IEA]; GO_function: GO:0016874 - ligase activity [Evidence IEA]; GO_function: GO:0000166 - nucleotide binding [Evidence IEA,IEA]; GO_function: GO:0004826 - phenylalanine-tRNA ligase activity [Evidence IEA,IEA]; GO_function: GO:0004826 - phenylalanine-tRNA ligase activity [Evidence IDA] [PMID 16162501]; GO_function: GO:0004826 - phenylalanine-tRNA ligase activity [Evidence IDA] [PMID 166841]; GO_function: GO:0000049 - tRNA binding [Evidence IEA]; GO_process: GO:0006432 - phenylalanyl-tRNA aminoacylation [Evidence IEA]; GO_process: GO:0006432 - phenylalanyl-tRNA aminoacylation [Evidence IDA] [PMID 16162501]; GO_process: GO:0006432 - phenylalanyl-tRNA aminoacylation [Evidence IDA] [PMID 166841]; GO_process: GO:0043039 - tRNA aminoacylation [Evidence IEA]; GO_process: GO:0006418 - tRNA aminoacylation for protein translation [Evidence IEA]; GO_process: GO:0006412 - translation [Evidence IEA]) codes for the protein MSDFALTVLATLNKGPVTDSRETFPGIDSQVVQGAVTSLAARNMVTFKQIEKELWAPTAEGEDIIANGSHEIRLYDEVIKSLEGLKIADVAKVLGPSGKVGQQRAFKNGWVKKDGDKLVKGVDEAPVDVTKDQLTTIKSTGTLDDAKELNELKKRKLVTKTKLVSYSIEKGPEFALEIKKLDTDLTIEMLQSGTWKTSEFKPYNFSAEGINTNGGAFHPLNKVREEFRQIFFSMGFTEMPTNQYVESGFWNFDTLYVPQQHPARDLQDTFYLKDPVKALEPEDKTYWSHVRKVHEEGEFGSIGYRYPWKPEEATKLVLRTHTTSVSAAMLHKLAKNPGPARYFSIDKVFRNEAVDATHLAEFHQVEGVIADYNLTLGDLIGFMERYFSKMGVNQIRFKPAYNPYTEPSMEIFGYHEGLGKWVEVGNSGMFRPEMLESMGLPKDLRVHGFGLSLERPTMIKYAVSNIRELLGHKVSLDFIENNPAVRFEEALV
- the iec1 gene encoding Ino80 complex subunit Iec1; its protein translation is MADYPLSNGSSTVPATVVTGTNTSAEGHPSSNRNGSTIPLSDLLDNRTEDTTAVASTTNQVPQGSVNTVQLSQTRQPELAHSSEELKLQQQQQQSHLQIQSQDPNQSQLQEPIDEGEETVDEDTEPIRNGHNDTLEDEEDEKDTEDDSLDNISDDDDNTSHGVNHIAKLYRQEHGPTTDGEVNQFICKWQNCQQPEQLNLEEMISHLIDGHVGQSSNYACEWDQCTQKGSPQESKSVLVHHSRQHIPQLPFFCFVPECDRTFSRTATLIKHVRVIHGYDPITREVEPNENSRPKEKEPKEPLAKAKALNPGLLTQIRKIREKESLYDTRENDELDNDLTLQDESDPEATINQLKRQLLWSLELQEQLESELKTAKKQKNIEVLRKERLFDELLATQLGPDAAASLAIS
- the DBP5 gene encoding ATP-dependent RNA helicase DBP5 (Cytoplasmic ATP-dependent RNA helicase of the DEAD-box family; involved in mRNA export from the nucleus, remodeling messenger ribonucleoprotein particles (mRNPs), with ATPase activity stimulated by Gle1p, IP6 and Nup159p; involved in translation termination along with Sup45p (eRF1); role in the cellular response to heat stress; GO_component: GO:0005934 - cellular bud tip [Evidence IDA] [PMID 19198597]; GO_component: GO:0005737 - cytoplasm [Evidence IEA,IEA]; GO_component: GO:0005737 - cytoplasm [Evidence IDA] [PMID 10610322]; GO_component: GO:0005737 - cytoplasm [Evidence IDA] [PMID 15280434]; GO_component: GO:0005737 - cytoplasm [Evidence IDA] [PMID 9564048]; GO_component: GO:0016020 - membrane [Evidence IEA]; GO_component: GO:0031965 - nuclear membrane [Evidence IEA]; GO_component: GO:0005643 - nuclear pore [Evidence IEA,IEA]; GO_component: GO:0005643 - nuclear pore [Evidence IPI] [PMID 10428971]; GO_component: GO:0044614 - nuclear pore cytoplasmic filaments [Evidence IDA] [PMID 10610322]; GO_component: GO:0005634 - nucleus [Evidence IEA]; GO_component: GO:0005634 - nucleus [Evidence IDA] [PMID 15280434]; GO_component: GO:0005844 - polysome [Evidence IDA] [PMID 17272721]; GO_component: GO:0030687 - preribosome, large subunit precursor [Evidence IDA] [PMID 23212245]; GO_function: GO:0005524 - ATP binding [Evidence IEA,IEA]; GO_function: GO:0008026 - ATP-dependent helicase activity [Evidence IEA]; GO_function: GO:0003723 - RNA binding [Evidence IEA]; GO_function: GO:0003724 - RNA helicase activity [Evidence IDA,ISS] [PMID 9564047]; GO_function: GO:0008186 - RNA-dependent ATPase activity [Evidence IDA] [PMID 19805289]; GO_function: GO:0004386 - helicase activity [Evidence IEA,IEA]; GO_function: GO:0016787 - hydrolase activity [Evidence IEA]; GO_function: GO:0000822 - inositol hexakisphosphate binding [Evidence IDA] [PMID 16783363]; GO_function: GO:0003676 - nucleic acid binding [Evidence IEA]; GO_function: GO:0000166 - nucleotide binding [Evidence IEA]; GO_process: GO:0006200 - ATP catabolic process [Evidence IEA]; GO_process: GO:0006406 - mRNA export from nucleus [Evidence IGI,IMP] [PMID 9564048]; GO_process: GO:0051028 - mRNA transport [Evidence IEA]; GO_process: GO:0015031 - protein transport [Evidence IEA]; GO_process: GO:0006415 - translational termination [Evidence IGI,IPI] [PMID 17272721]; GO_process: GO:0006810 - transport [Evidence IEA]), which produces MSLENRFNPRPVEDKDEDYEDIVSDSEEVSQESNKAADLLSGLSIASDAKSKEEAKPEEAKTEDIKVQDTKAEESESKETTASETKTDDAKDDKKTASEEGEGSDPENNLIKTTYEVRVKLADLQADPNSPLYSVKRFEDLGLSEELLKGLYAMKFSKPSKIQEKALPLLLNNPPQNLIGQSQSGTGKTAAFALNMLSRVDTKVNKVQALCLSPTRELVRQIMDVVETMGKFTDITTALAIPDSYERNAKVNAHIIVGTPGTVLDLVRRRQLDLSALKVFVLDEADNMLDLQGLGDQCQRVKKMIKPNVQLVLFSATFADEVRVYAEKFVPNANEIKLKAEELNVDGIKQLYMDCKDEAHKYEVLVGLYELLTIGSSIIFVRKKETANFLYGKMTKEGHKVSVLHSDLTTEDRDRLIDDFRDGRSKVLITTNVLARGIDIASVTMVVNYDLPTDRNGRADPATYLHRIGRTGRFGRTGVSISFIHDRASYNVLQDIIDYFGEGGITMTKVPTDDWEEIEKIVNKAIKS